The segment GTCCTCCACCTCCATCTCCTCCACCTTCTCCACCATCTCCTCCTCCTAGCTCCACACGGTGCTCGTAGGCATGGACACGACTACCTCCGCCTCCTCCACCACTATCATCCCGGGGTACGATCAATCTCGACCTACAGTCTTCTGTAACCATCAGCACAAAGAAAACAGCCCATAGAATAACGCACAAAATAAAAGCGTCGATCATATCTCTAAAATAGGAAACCAGAATAAGTTTGAGCAGaacgaaaaaaaattaataagaacGCAGAATATGTTTTCTTTCCTAACCAAAACAATCATATCCCTTATTTGTAGTTGTTATCTATTTTCCTATTTGACCTTGGATAAGAAATTTAGGTAAACCTAAAGATGTTAAACAGGGCTAAAAGTTAGAGCTTTTAAATAGGCCTGCATGTCCAAtccatcaatataaatataagtccTAATTATAATTTAACAAACACCCATAACTATAGTATATGGCTCTTATATGATCAAACTCTGCTGACGCGCACACATTAAGGATTTGAAAATCAACAAAGTTGGGCATACCTAACTGTGCATCAGGAGCTAATTTCCTTGCATGGCAAGCcagaaaaaatttaaactaaacaggCAGGTAAGAGGAGAATAGTAGAATATAGCATTCATATTCAAAAGAGAACATGTTGATTAATTCATGATACTGATCGGTTTATGTGCTAATAGACTAAATATTATGAATTCATGTAGATTTACAATTGGCCCGCAAAACCTCTTAGTAATACGGGGTGATTTACTATAGGCCAACCGCATGTCTAGTTGAACCTATATTACAGATTGGACGCGGATTAACCGCCCGTCTGACATCTCTATAACCAGGCCAGCTCCATAGACTGAGGTGGCTTAAGCCTAACCGGTCGCAACCGGGCCGAACCGTTCATTTCTAAATTAGGCGAATAATATAACCGGATCTGatgttcggttcggttcggttgaGCATCAGAATCAGATTAAAACCCGCCTTTTTTGTTCAAGAGAACTCACTCACTCTGTGCACACAGAAGATGAGAAATCCAAATCCAGTTTGAGAACATCTCTCCAAAACGACAATGGAATGGCTAGAAACTCATTTCTCAAACTCGCCTCTTTCTCAAACTCTTCACCCTTCGCAAATCTTCTCGACTCATGCATCAAATCCAAACTACCCCCAAACTACGTCCGTGCCGTCCACGCTTCCATCACCAAATCCCCTTTCTCCAACGAGGTCTTCATACAGAACCGTCTCATCGACGCCTACGCGAAACGCGGATCACTCCGCGACGCACGCAaagtgttcgacgaaatgcctcAGCGAAACGTCTACACTTGGAACGCTCTCGTGACGGCTCTGGCCAAGCTAGGGCTCTTGGAAGAAGCCGATTCTCTCTTCCGTTCGATGCCCGAGCGTGATCAGTGCACTTGGAACTCCATGGTTTCCGGGTTCGCTCAGAGCGATAGGTGCGAAGAGGCTTTGCGTTACCTCGCTGAGATGCATAAAGGAGGCTTCTTGCTGAATGAGTATGCTTGCGCTAGTGGTCTAAGTGCTTGCTCTAGCTTAGTTGATGTGAGCAGAGGTGTGCAGATACATTCTTTGATTGCCAAATCTCCTGGTTTGTTGTCTGATGTTCATATAGGTTCCGCTCTTGTTGACATGTATTCCAAATGCGGAGAGGTTGATGATGCTCAGCAGGTTTTTGATGAGATGGGTGGTGGTCGTAGAAATGTCGTCACTTGGAATAGTTTGATTACTTGTTATGAACAGAACGGTCCTGTAGCGGAAGCTCTCAATGTTTTCCGTTTGATGTTGAGATCTGGTTTTGAGCCGGATGAGGTTACGTTAGCAAGTGTGGTTAGCGCATGCGCGAGCTTGTCTGCGGTTAAAGTTGGTCGGGAAGTTCACGGACGTGTTGCTAAAGACGTTAAGTTAAGGAATGATATAATCCTAAGCAATGCTTTTGTTGATATGTATGCGAAGTGCGGCAGGGTAAAAGAGGCTAGGATCGTATTCGATAGCATGCCTATCAGAAACGTAATCGCTGAGACGTCCATGGTCAGTGGTTACGCAATGGCTGCGAGCACTAAGGCTGCTAGGCTCATGTTCACCGAGATGACAGAGAGGAATGTTGTTTCGTGGAATGCGCTTATCGCTGGCTATACGCAGAACGGGGAGAACGAAGAGGCTCTTAGTCTCTTTTGTCTGTTAAAGAGGGAGTCAGTATCCCCAACGCACTATACCTTTGCTAATATTCTCAAGGCGTGTGCGGATCTTGCAGAGTTACATCTCGGCATGCAGGCTCATGTGCATGTGTTGAAGCACGGGTTTAAGTTTCAGTCCGGTGAAGAAACTGATATATTCGTTGGCAATTCCTTGATAGATATGTATGTAAAATGTGGCTGTGTGGAAGATGGTTATCTCGTGTTTAGGAAGATGGTGGAGAGAGATTGCGTCTCCTGGAACGCGATGATTATTGGATTCGCGCAAAACGGTTATGGAAACGAGGCTCTTGAGTTGTTCAGAGAGATGCTTGCTTCTGGGGAAAAACCAGATCACATTACCATGATCGGTGTTCTTTCTGCGTGTGGACATGCTGGATTAGTTGACGAAGGGCGGCATTACTTTTCATCTATGACCAGAGACTTTGGTGTGGCTCCTCTAAGGGATCACTATACTTGCATGGTTGATTTACTCGGCCGAGCTGGATTTCTGGAAGAAGCGAAGAGTATGATTGAGGAGATGATGCCTATGGAACCAGATTCAGTTATATGGGGCTCTTTGCTTGGTGCTTGTAAAGTTCATAGGAACTTCACGTTAGGTAAGTACGTTGCGGAGAAGCTTCTTGAAGTAGAGACGTCAAACTCAGGACCATACGTTCTTCTTTCCAACATGTACGCTGAGAATGGACAATGGGAGGATGTGATGAATGTGCGTAAGTCGATGAGGAAAGGAGGAGTCACAAAGCAGCCAGGTTTTAGTTGGATAGAGATACAAGGACGTTCTCATGTTTTCATGGTTAAAGATAAAAGACATCCTCGCAAAAAGCAGATACACTCGCTTCTTGATATTCTAATAGCAGAGATGAGACAGGAACAAGGTAACGCCGAAACAGGATCAATCTCCTCTGAGGAAATGGATTATTCATCTGGTCTTCTTTATGACAATGCCTTGTAAGTCccttttgtttacttttttttttggttgaaaattTAAGGAAATAGAAATGATAGAGAATCAAATGGTTGCATTAATACactttcttttacattttttaagtAAATTAAACATTTGAACAAACTTATAACCCAAcgtttttcagaaaaaaagacaTTATTGTAACCACATCTAAACAAGAGTGGTTTTGAAACTTCTTTGTGAACATCTACACCTTAGAATCACATAGGAAACAAACCTGTAGAGCAAGACAAAACATAGCATGATCACAACA is part of the Raphanus sativus cultivar WK10039 chromosome 5, ASM80110v3, whole genome shotgun sequence genome and harbors:
- the LOC108862058 gene encoding pentatricopeptide repeat-containing protein At2g13600 → MARNSFLKLASFSNSSPFANLLDSCIKSKLPPNYVRAVHASITKSPFSNEVFIQNRLIDAYAKRGSLRDARKVFDEMPQRNVYTWNALVTALAKLGLLEEADSLFRSMPERDQCTWNSMVSGFAQSDRCEEALRYLAEMHKGGFLLNEYACASGLSACSSLVDVSRGVQIHSLIAKSPGLLSDVHIGSALVDMYSKCGEVDDAQQVFDEMGGGRRNVVTWNSLITCYEQNGPVAEALNVFRLMLRSGFEPDEVTLASVVSACASLSAVKVGREVHGRVAKDVKLRNDIILSNAFVDMYAKCGRVKEARIVFDSMPIRNVIAETSMVSGYAMAASTKAARLMFTEMTERNVVSWNALIAGYTQNGENEEALSLFCLLKRESVSPTHYTFANILKACADLAELHLGMQAHVHVLKHGFKFQSGEETDIFVGNSLIDMYVKCGCVEDGYLVFRKMVERDCVSWNAMIIGFAQNGYGNEALELFREMLASGEKPDHITMIGVLSACGHAGLVDEGRHYFSSMTRDFGVAPLRDHYTCMVDLLGRAGFLEEAKSMIEEMMPMEPDSVIWGSLLGACKVHRNFTLGKYVAEKLLEVETSNSGPYVLLSNMYAENGQWEDVMNVRKSMRKGGVTKQPGFSWIEIQGRSHVFMVKDKRHPRKKQIHSLLDILIAEMRQEQGNAETGSISSEEMDYSSGLLYDNAL